One segment of Pseudomonas pohangensis DNA contains the following:
- a CDS encoding acyl-CoA thioesterase: MKPSSHQLTMTVLMTPSMANFSGKVHGGTLLKLLDEVAYACASRFAGSYVVTLSVDRVTFRQPVHVGELVTFLAQVNFAGRTSMEVGIKVITENILEQTVRHTNSCFFTMVAVDEHGQPCKVPQLPLLTEKDQQRAVTAQERRKARQAFELEHRAHKQR, translated from the coding sequence ATGAAACCTTCCAGCCATCAACTGACCATGACCGTACTGATGACCCCGTCGATGGCCAATTTTTCCGGAAAAGTACACGGTGGTACCCTGCTCAAGCTGCTCGATGAGGTGGCCTATGCCTGCGCCAGCCGCTTTGCCGGCAGCTACGTGGTGACCCTGTCGGTGGACCGGGTAACCTTTCGCCAGCCGGTGCATGTCGGAGAGCTGGTGACCTTTCTCGCCCAGGTCAATTTCGCCGGACGCACCTCGATGGAAGTCGGTATCAAGGTGATTACCGAAAACATCCTCGAACAGACAGTGCGCCACACCAACAGCTGCTTCTTCACCATGGTCGCGGTGGATGAACACGGCCAGCCATGCAAAGTGCCGCAACTGCCGCTGCTGACCGAAAAGGACCAGCAGCGCGCGGTCACTGCCCAGGAACGGCGCAAGGCGCGCCAGGCCTTCGAACTCGAGCACCGGGCGCACAAACAACGCTAG